One Obesumbacterium proteus DNA window includes the following coding sequences:
- a CDS encoding replication protein, translated as MADLSNGYTKVANEIQQLKPRLRMSGREWQCFEAVIWLTYGWNKKQDRVTNTVIAELTGLSDTHVSDAIRALAERKIIFSQKQGMMKLVGVNTELSGWILDKPETGRKFPKTGKSFPESGKRFPKTVDTQYKNKNSNKNPSSDDSLESPDKPISKFLSSHPDAFVYSATGSKWGTEEDDRASRWIYEKVCVVDASAKEPNWADWANVVRLMRQQDNRTHKEICELFLWANRDSFWCSNILSPAALRKKWGTLSAQMGKPNRSQRPSADPVPHWNSKESWEDFI; from the coding sequence ATGGCTGACCTGTCCAATGGGTACACAAAGGTCGCCAACGAGATTCAACAGCTAAAACCACGCCTCAGAATGTCAGGTAGGGAATGGCAATGTTTCGAGGCGGTGATCTGGCTCACCTACGGATGGAATAAGAAACAGGACAGGGTGACGAACACCGTAATCGCCGAGCTGACAGGTTTGAGCGACACGCATGTATCGGACGCTATCAGGGCTTTAGCAGAGAGGAAAATTATCTTTAGCCAGAAGCAGGGAATGATGAAACTTGTTGGGGTAAACACTGAATTATCTGGCTGGATTTTAGACAAACCGGAAACGGGAAGAAAATTCCCGAAAACGGGAAAATCCTTCCCAGAATCAGGAAAAAGGTTCCCGAAAACGGTAGACACCCAATACAAGAACAAGAACAGTAATAAAAACCCTTCGTCCGATGATTCTCTCGAATCACCTGACAAGCCCATTTCAAAGTTTCTCTCATCTCATCCAGATGCGTTTGTTTACTCAGCTACTGGATCGAAGTGGGGGACTGAGGAAGACGATAGGGCTAGTCGCTGGATTTACGAGAAGGTCTGCGTGGTTGATGCATCAGCAAAAGAACCCAACTGGGCAGACTGGGCAAACGTAGTTCGACTGATGAGACAGCAAGATAACCGAACGCACAAAGAGATTTGTGAGTTATTCCTCTGGGCAAATCGAGATTCGTTCTGGTGCTCAAACATCCTATCCCCAGCAGCTCTGCGGAAAAAATGGGGAACCCTATCTGCCCAGATGGGCAAACCAAACCGAAGCCAACGACCAAGCGCTGATCCGGTACCACACTGGAACAGCAAAGAGTCATGGGAGGATTTCATATGA
- a CDS encoding replication protein P, translating into MTHRLMSAIENRDGSALARMSNPATQAMQGVVNPDAENLVDALFRQLKQVFPAASQTNLRRPEDENAAKKQWIAAFAENGIRTREQLSAGMQHARSSESPFWPSPGQFIAWCKQGVLKANGLPSSEELYGLVMEYCANRGLYSSPESYPWPSNAAYWMVTKLYSQMRGKNQSESELRKSCTEELVIMGRRIESGEEIPKPVVQLEKLHIPISNEAGLQKIADIRKKLNLPRRGQQ; encoded by the coding sequence ATGACACATCGACTGATGAGTGCTATCGAAAACCGAGATGGTTCGGCGCTGGCCAGAATGTCCAACCCAGCTACACAGGCAATGCAGGGGGTTGTGAATCCTGATGCTGAAAACTTGGTTGACGCTCTGTTTCGCCAACTCAAACAGGTGTTCCCAGCGGCAAGCCAAACCAACCTGCGTAGACCTGAAGACGAGAACGCAGCAAAAAAACAGTGGATTGCTGCATTCGCTGAGAATGGAATCCGAACCAGAGAGCAGCTATCGGCTGGGATGCAACATGCCCGATCCAGTGAGTCTCCGTTCTGGCCTTCACCCGGTCAATTTATCGCATGGTGCAAGCAAGGTGTTCTGAAAGCTAACGGCTTGCCAAGTAGCGAGGAGCTGTATGGCCTAGTGATGGAGTATTGTGCTAACCGTGGATTGTATTCGTCACCCGAGTCCTATCCGTGGCCGAGCAACGCGGCGTACTGGATGGTGACAAAGCTATATTCGCAGATGCGCGGTAAGAACCAGTCGGAATCAGAACTCCGCAAGAGCTGCACTGAAGAGTTGGTAATCATGGGGCGGCGTATTGAGTCTGGTGAAGAAATACCAAAGCCAGTTGTTCAGTTGGAAAAGCTACACATTCCGATCAGCAATGAAGCTGGACTACAGAAAATTGCAGATATTCGCAAAAAGCTAAACCTTCCGCGTAGAGGTCAGCAATGA
- a CDS encoding recombination protein NinB, whose amino-acid sequence MDKQAYFLIDRHRQQNAIQFIQSLPVNPDSPLVVTIQERTRTLDQNARLWAMLNDISEQVVWHGLTLSSEDWKHIFTASLKGQRSAPGIEGGFVVLGQSTSRMTVGEMRDLIELIQAFGAEHNVKFGDDAIAAMRWAQQHNRSSAA is encoded by the coding sequence ATGGATAAACAGGCCTATTTCCTGATAGACCGACACCGACAGCAAAACGCAATCCAGTTCATCCAGTCACTTCCAGTTAATCCAGATTCACCCCTCGTAGTAACAATCCAAGAGCGAACCAGAACCCTAGACCAGAATGCGCGTTTGTGGGCAATGCTGAACGATATTAGCGAGCAAGTCGTTTGGCACGGTTTAACGCTCAGTAGCGAAGATTGGAAGCACATATTCACCGCATCACTCAAAGGCCAGCGTTCGGCACCGGGTATTGAGGGTGGGTTCGTTGTGCTTGGGCAATCAACTAGTCGAATGACTGTAGGTGAAATGCGTGACCTGATAGAGCTGATACAGGCGTTTGGTGCGGAGCATAACGTTAAGTTCGGTGATGATGCCATAGCCGCGATGCGCTGGGCTCAACAACACAACAGGAGTTCAGCAGCATGA